A segment of the Methanobacterium petrolearium genome:
AAATGGTAAACATATTGGGTTCATGGAAGTGAACAACGACATAACCCAACGCAAAAAAGCAGAAAATAAAATAAGTGCAGCCAAAGAGCGTTACTGTTCTATTGTCCAACATCTTAATGATGGATTTATTATTCATGATTTTAAAGGAAAAATCTTTGACTGCAATGAAAACGCAGCCCGCATGTTTGGTTCTACCAAAGAAGAAATGAAGACTTCTCATCTTAATGAATTTAGTACAGCAACCACTCCAAACTTCTCAGAACGTGTTGATCAATTAATAAAAACAGGAAATTTTGAATTTGATGGGAAATATAAGCGTGAAAATGGTAATGTATTGTATTATAATGTCAAAGCCAGCATTGTTTCTTTTGAAGATGATGGTCGGATTCAAAGCTTCATCCGGGATACAACAAAGCATACACTAGCTGAAAAAGCCTTAAAAGAAAGTGAAGAAATGGCTCAAAAACGACTTGCTGAGATTGAAGCAATTTACGATTCAGCACCTATTGGATTATGTGTATTTGATTCTGATTTATGCTATGTGCGTATAAATAATCGTCTGGCTGAGATAAATGGCATACCTATTGACGAACATATTGGAAAAACTGTGGGTGAAGTTGTACCAGATCTAGAAGACCAAGCTATTGCAGTAGCCCAAGAAATTTTTGAAACAGGAAATACTGTTCTAGGCAGGGAATTCAATGGAATAACCCCTGCCAAACCAGGTGTGATTAGAACGTGGATAGAGCAATGGTACCCTATTAAAAATTCCAATGGTCAGATTTTGGGTATCAATGTGGCAGTGCTTGAAATTACTGATATAAAAAAGGCAGAAAAAGCCCTAAGAGAGTCAGAAGAAAAATTACGTCTGGCTATTGCAGGAGCTGATGCTGGAATGTGGTTCTGGGATCTTAAAAATAATGAGTTAGAGTGTACTGATCGTTGCAATGCTATTTTTGGTATAGAAAAAGACCCCAAAATTTCATACGATCTGTTTTTAAATGCAATACATCCTAACGACAGGAAGATAGTTAATAATGCTTTTGAAAAGTCTTTAGACAATATTAACGAACTTAAATTGGAAATAAGGGTTTTATGGCCTGATGAATCACTTCACTGGGCATATTTAATTGGAAGAGTATATCCTGATAATAAAGGTAATCCTAAAGAGATGATGGGTATTGTGATTGATATCACTGACCGTAAAACCGTTGAATCAGAACTGCGAGAAACTTTAAAACAACTTAAAAGGTCTAATGCTGAATTAGAGCAGTTTGCCTATGTGGCTTCACATGACCTTCAGGAGCCCCTTAGAATGGTTATCAGTTTCTTACAACTTTTACAACGTCGTTATGACAACCAGCTCGATTCTGATGCAAATGAGTTCATACATTTCGCTGTAGACGGTGCAACTCGCATGCAGGAACTGATTAACGACCTTTTAACTTATTCTCGTTTGGGTCGTGACACAGTAAAAATTGAAGATGTGGATACTGAAGATATTATAAAACAGATCCTCATCGATTCTAAAGTTTTAATTGAAGAAACCCATACTCTCATAACTTACCAAGATCTTCCCATGATTAGAGCGGATTACACCCAGATGGTACAGGTTTTCCAGAACCTGATTGGTAATGCTATAAAATATCAAGATAACCAACAACCAAAGATCCACATATCTGCAAAAAGAAGTGGTAAAGACTGGATTTTCAAAGTAAATGATAATGGTATTGGTATTGATCCCAAACATGGAGATCGTGTATTTAGAATATTCCAACGTCTCCATGGAAGAGATGAATATGAAGGTACTGGTATTGGCCTGGCCATAGTCAAAAGGATAATTGAACAACATGGAGGTATGATCTGGTATGAATCCGCACAAGGTCAAGGATCAAAATTTTATTTCACTATACCCACAGGAGATGATTAAATGAGGATTAAAACGATCAGACCAGTGAATGTGATGTTGGTAGAAGATAATCCTGGAGATGTGCGTTTAATCCAGGAAGTTTTCAAAGAAGCCAAGATTAAAAATCTTCTACATGTGGCCCAAGATGGTGAAGAAGCCATGCAGATGTTAAATCATAATGGAAAAAACATTCTTCCCCAAATCCCTGATCTGATACTACTTGATTTGAACTTGCCTAAAAAAGATGGAAGAGATGTATTAATAGAAATAAAAAATGATG
Coding sequences within it:
- a CDS encoding response regulator, whose translation is MRIKTIRPVNVMLVEDNPGDVRLIQEVFKEAKIKNLLHVAQDGEEAMQMLNHNGKNILPQIPDLILLDLNLPKKDGRDVLIEIKNDERLKCIPVVILTSSSREEDLIESYKNNANCYIPKPVELDQLIRVIQNIGNFWLDIVTLPPR
- a CDS encoding PAS domain S-box protein, which gives rise to MEVTKDHEVNKLTKKISNAVIRWDSIIDGSPFPQFVIDKDHNVIYWNKALEEYSKIKSADIIDTEEHWKVFYSEKRPCLVDLLVDEDFEGIEYWFSDSYKKSELVDGAYEAESSDTIKGKKKFLRFTASPIKDDEGNIIGGLESFEDISKRKTAEKNLKKSEKKFRSLVENLNVGVCRNTNDIDGHFIQVNPAFARMFGYDSVSELMQIKVSDLYYNPQERKQFVKEINQNGFVLNKELHLKKKNNNTIYVSVSAQAHYNKNGAVDWIDGIIEDITQQKQAEDELRHTNEWLGFAQKAAKSGFWDWNITNNTLTWSSEFYELFGLVSTAEPSFDTWLELLHPDDRETAIEKMNHAIEKYEFLENEYRVIKHDGNQIWISALGSTLYDEKGNAEKMTGICLDITHRKEVEDRLKTKAQLLNLTHDAIFTRDLNDRITFWNLAAEKTYGWTQEEALGEKIHDLFHTQFTTPLNEIKAEVLKHGHWDGELTHTKRDGSKIIVSSRWSIQNDENGKHIGFMEVNNDITQRKKAENKISAAKERYCSIVQHLNDGFIIHDFKGKIFDCNENAARMFGSTKEEMKTSHLNEFSTATTPNFSERVDQLIKTGNFEFDGKYKRENGNVLYYNVKASIVSFEDDGRIQSFIRDTTKHTLAEKALKESEEMAQKRLAEIEAIYDSAPIGLCVFDSDLCYVRINNRLAEINGIPIDEHIGKTVGEVVPDLEDQAIAVAQEIFETGNTVLGREFNGITPAKPGVIRTWIEQWYPIKNSNGQILGINVAVLEITDIKKAEKALRESEEKLRLAIAGADAGMWFWDLKNNELECTDRCNAIFGIEKDPKISYDLFLNAIHPNDRKIVNNAFEKSLDNINELKLEIRVLWPDESLHWAYLIGRVYPDNKGNPKEMMGIVIDITDRKTVESELRETLKQLKRSNAELEQFAYVASHDLQEPLRMVISFLQLLQRRYDNQLDSDANEFIHFAVDGATRMQELINDLLTYSRLGRDTVKIEDVDTEDIIKQILIDSKVLIEETHTLITYQDLPMIRADYTQMVQVFQNLIGNAIKYQDNQQPKIHISAKRSGKDWIFKVNDNGIGIDPKHGDRVFRIFQRLHGRDEYEGTGIGLAIVKRIIEQHGGMIWYESAQGQGSKFYFTIPTGDD